One stretch of Pseudomonas fragi DNA includes these proteins:
- a CDS encoding CS1 type fimbrial major subunit — protein MQRTFMATVSPLALALFATLGATHVSAADPVEVQVQLVASVPSSSFYVVPADTGWIGVPQRMEWTPDPVSPGGGKLSTLRKAFDVKNSSGAIAARLTDSGGAYLYAGTGMVPLEVKFNNMELNSTANQEVVSATEAAAGKRVDLTIATVYTGSAIPPGEYTGIVNMTFDAVAPAAI, from the coding sequence ATGCAACGCACTTTTATGGCTACTGTGAGTCCATTGGCTCTTGCCTTGTTTGCCACCCTGGGCGCTACACATGTTTCGGCGGCTGACCCTGTCGAAGTGCAAGTTCAGTTGGTCGCGAGTGTTCCATCGAGCTCGTTCTATGTTGTACCCGCTGATACTGGCTGGATCGGCGTGCCACAGCGCATGGAGTGGACGCCTGATCCGGTCTCGCCCGGTGGCGGCAAGTTGAGCACCTTGCGTAAAGCCTTTGATGTAAAAAACAGCTCAGGGGCTATTGCTGCGCGCTTGACCGACAGCGGCGGCGCTTACCTGTATGCAGGGACCGGCATGGTGCCCCTGGAAGTTAAATTCAATAATATGGAACTTAATTCCACCGCCAATCAGGAAGTTGTCAGCGCCACTGAAGCGGCCGCCGGTAAACGTGTGGATCTGACCATTGCAACGGTTTATACCGGCAGTGCAATCCCGCCCGGCGAATATACCGGTATCGTCAATATGACGTTTGATGCAGTTGCCCCTGCGGCCATTTAA
- a CDS encoding TcfC E-set like domain-containing protein: MARALIVCCSILMTGGVMAEVKAPSTLGVLSQAEQLPAGFQEHFFDVPLAVRVDVNAQLLGDALVVLGRDETIRLLSFTDTQASALPEADRAQWLAQLSTPTALGSCTANCGNGLVALHYNLQDSQFSILTDAVERERAPAQYHALPEDGSDGLILHNQLNIARSGGSQAGTAARYNVQASSSLGNWTQVASAELARTGEPGAPTYHSLNQLYGQREFAGNFFRLGYFTPDALGVYRRPRNFGASPDTTLGFMYGTSDSLAVSNASPSTYPIYVTPSRQGLVEVYRDGVLIYSQAVASGLQTLDTRRLPGGIYPVQVRLLEDGQVTSTTEEMIYKPTNWRNADQPWRYSVFAGKRRQLLNNWGDDVQYDQGLTYGALVNYLLHPRVILGVDAQRVAQKMQYGSSLDWGLSDHFSLYSNVYQTAGYGTGMDLQARYQYHGGSAMFSHSRSWLDTRNDIDYLDTVAVRPRSRYNGRTQNTAVSLTQRLSASSSLTGRVSHSSGNTNGTGVDLSWIRSSKLFGSDVHWQVSLFDRPATLSTGNQRNRGIDLSINLALGKPAGSLSASIGSRTARDGARELNGSLGYNKTLEGDFFKSYSTGLTADSYGVGLNASTQFETPELNGDAYAQRSSYDGEFSGGLNINSTVAAGAGALAASGSFYGGDGAMIVDLDSDIDNLVLRADDMGGSYGAQLKPGRNMVPVAAYKSGTVHFDFTGNDAHAASIQPPHARYHLNKGGVLYQQVRVLKTVSVLGRVVDPQGRPMAGAHILNHASSGVSEADGFFVLEMSESSPSLQIHHRGQPACNVVLEPDRHKRENNVLLVADIVCRAASLGVAKGA, encoded by the coding sequence ATGGCTCGTGCCCTGATAGTGTGCTGCTCGATATTAATGACGGGCGGCGTTATGGCTGAAGTTAAAGCGCCGTCAACCCTGGGAGTGTTAAGTCAGGCAGAACAGTTGCCGGCCGGCTTTCAGGAACACTTCTTTGATGTGCCTCTGGCGGTGCGTGTCGATGTCAACGCACAGTTGCTCGGGGATGCACTGGTGGTGCTTGGTCGCGATGAAACCATCCGCCTGCTGAGCTTTACCGATACCCAGGCCAGCGCCTTGCCCGAGGCCGATCGTGCCCAGTGGCTGGCGCAATTGTCCACGCCGACGGCTCTGGGCAGTTGCACCGCGAACTGTGGCAATGGCCTGGTGGCCTTGCATTACAACCTGCAGGACTCGCAGTTTTCGATTTTGACCGACGCGGTAGAGCGGGAGCGCGCACCCGCCCAGTACCATGCCCTGCCCGAAGACGGCAGTGATGGCCTGATTTTGCACAATCAGTTGAACATCGCCCGCAGTGGCGGCTCCCAGGCTGGCACGGCAGCACGCTATAACGTCCAGGCCTCGAGCAGCCTCGGCAACTGGACCCAGGTGGCTTCGGCCGAACTGGCGCGAACCGGTGAACCCGGTGCCCCCACCTATCACTCCCTGAACCAGCTTTACGGCCAGCGCGAGTTCGCCGGCAACTTTTTCCGCCTGGGCTATTTCACCCCCGACGCACTGGGTGTGTATCGCCGGCCCCGCAATTTTGGCGCCAGCCCGGACACCACGCTGGGTTTCATGTATGGCACCAGCGACAGCCTGGCGGTCAGCAACGCCAGCCCCAGTACCTACCCCATTTATGTCACGCCAAGCCGGCAGGGCCTGGTCGAGGTGTACCGCGACGGCGTGCTGATTTACAGCCAGGCGGTTGCCAGCGGCTTGCAGACCCTGGACACCCGGCGTTTGCCCGGTGGTATCTACCCGGTGCAGGTGCGTCTGCTCGAGGATGGCCAAGTGACGTCCACGACCGAAGAAATGATCTACAAACCCACCAACTGGCGTAATGCCGATCAACCCTGGCGTTACAGCGTTTTTGCCGGGAAACGCCGCCAGTTGTTGAACAACTGGGGTGATGACGTGCAATACGATCAGGGGCTGACTTACGGTGCCCTGGTCAATTACCTGCTGCACCCGCGAGTGATTCTGGGGGTTGATGCCCAGCGCGTCGCGCAAAAAATGCAATACGGCAGCTCGCTCGACTGGGGCCTGTCAGACCATTTCAGCCTCTACAGCAATGTGTATCAAACGGCTGGCTACGGCACAGGCATGGACCTGCAGGCGCGTTACCAATATCACGGCGGCAGTGCGATGTTTTCTCACTCGCGGTCCTGGCTGGATACGCGCAACGATATTGATTACCTGGACACCGTCGCGGTTCGCCCCAGGAGCCGCTACAACGGCCGTACGCAAAACACGGCGGTGTCCTTGACCCAGCGCCTGAGCGCGAGCAGCAGCCTGACCGGCCGGGTCAGCCACAGCAGTGGCAACACCAACGGTACCGGCGTTGATCTGAGCTGGATCCGCAGCAGCAAGTTGTTTGGCAGTGATGTGCACTGGCAGGTATCGCTGTTCGACCGCCCGGCCACCCTCAGCACCGGGAACCAGCGTAACCGCGGCATCGACCTGAGCATCAACCTGGCGCTGGGCAAGCCGGCCGGCAGCCTGTCGGCCAGTATCGGCAGCCGTACTGCGCGTGATGGCGCACGCGAACTCAATGGCTCGCTGGGCTACAACAAGACCCTTGAAGGCGACTTCTTCAAAAGCTATTCCACCGGCCTTACCGCCGACAGTTATGGCGTGGGCCTCAATGCCTCGACCCAGTTTGAAACCCCTGAACTCAACGGCGATGCCTACGCCCAGCGGTCGTCCTATGACGGTGAGTTCAGCGGTGGCTTGAACATCAACAGTACCGTGGCCGCTGGCGCGGGCGCCCTGGCGGCCAGCGGCAGTTTTTACGGCGGTGACGGGGCAATGATTGTCGACCTCGACTCGGATATCGACAACCTGGTGTTGCGTGCCGATGACATGGGCGGCAGCTATGGTGCCCAGCTCAAGCCCGGTCGCAACATGGTGCCGGTGGCGGCTTACAAAAGTGGCACGGTGCACTTCGATTTTACGGGCAATGATGCCCATGCCGCGTCCATCCAGCCGCCACACGCGCGTTATCACCTCAATAAAGGCGGTGTGCTGTACCAGCAGGTGCGGGTGCTTAAAACCGTGTCGGTACTTGGCCGGGTGGTCGACCCCCAGGGTCGCCCGATGGCGGGCGCTCATATTCTCAATCACGCCAGCAGCGGGGTCAGCGAGGCCGACGGGTTCTTTGTGCTGGAGATGAGCGAGTCGTCACCCAGCCTGCAAATACATCATCGGGGGCAACCGGCCTGCAATGTTGTGCTGGAACCCGACCGGCACAAGCGGGAAAACAATGTGTTGCTGGTGGCCGATATCGTCTGTCGCGCAGCTTCACTGGGGGTCGCCAAGGGGGCATGA
- a CDS encoding winged helix-turn-helix domain-containing protein has protein sequence MARYLIAGVMLFDDELYEVSGLDTAVAPVVLGAAASRCFSTLLEAQGAIVTKKQLLHAGWERYGQQVSANSVNQSIAQIRRCLSTVGHCDYVVTVPRIGYKISDALSIERLGDSALPPGGEGVRGGRDVAPLPITLNDDVALVSTKVSRCRRYLTVMAGVLLLNGFLAFAWQAAQLSSPLASAIELHYSPLPDTYKQHLFSAPGLNITPERINAHMLKLKNKPPAFTALASYAYVYLNGALRDNAYGYFLCRDPIEVSVSGCISYFVLDESE, from the coding sequence ATGGCCCGTTACTTGATAGCTGGCGTGATGTTATTTGATGATGAGTTGTATGAAGTTTCAGGGCTGGACACTGCTGTCGCCCCGGTGGTGCTGGGAGCGGCAGCCAGTCGCTGCTTTTCGACATTGCTTGAAGCCCAGGGTGCCATTGTCACCAAAAAGCAACTATTGCATGCGGGTTGGGAGCGTTATGGGCAGCAAGTATCTGCCAACAGTGTCAATCAATCCATCGCCCAGATCCGTCGTTGCCTGTCTACCGTAGGGCATTGTGACTATGTGGTTACAGTGCCGCGCATTGGCTACAAAATCAGCGATGCCCTGTCGATTGAACGGCTGGGCGACAGTGCCTTGCCGCCAGGAGGCGAGGGTGTGAGAGGAGGGCGAGATGTCGCGCCGTTGCCGATCACGCTCAACGATGACGTTGCACTGGTTTCGACCAAGGTGAGCCGTTGCCGGCGCTATCTGACCGTTATGGCCGGGGTTTTATTGCTCAACGGCTTTCTGGCCTTTGCCTGGCAGGCCGCGCAATTGAGCTCGCCGCTGGCGTCGGCAATAGAACTGCACTACTCGCCGCTGCCCGATACCTATAAACAACATCTGTTTTCGGCGCCGGGTTTAAACATCACGCCTGAGCGAATCAATGCCCATATGTTGAAGTTGAAGAATAAACCGCCTGCGTTTACGGCCCTGGCGAGTTATGCGTATGTGTATTTGAATGGTGCGCTAAGGGATAACGCGTATGGCTACTTCTTATGCCGCGACCCGATTGAAGTCAGTGTGTCGGGGTGTATTTCCTATTTTGTCCTGGATGAGTCCGAGTAA
- a CDS encoding peptidoglycan DD-metalloendopeptidase family protein: protein MPRFFSAALLLCLTLNAQAADSYITRLLNKPVPGGVAVIELGTGAQAPKASYDGKPVMVIKEQDTWRAIVGIPLTVKPGTQRISSGGRDLSFAVGSKKYPEQHITLKNKRQVNPDPADIKRIDNELAIQIKAYRTFSPNTPSNLLLDKPVNGPLSSKFGVRRFFNGEERNPHAGLDFAVPAGTPIKTPAAGKVILIGNYFFNGNTVFVDHGQGFISMFCHMSKIDTRVGQQLARGDVVGKVGSTGRATGPHMHWNVSLNDARVDPAIFIGAFQP, encoded by the coding sequence ATGCCGCGTTTTTTCTCTGCTGCGCTGTTGCTGTGCCTGACCCTCAATGCTCAGGCAGCTGACAGCTATATCACCCGCCTGCTGAACAAACCGGTACCCGGCGGCGTCGCCGTGATCGAACTGGGCACCGGCGCCCAGGCGCCCAAGGCCAGCTATGACGGCAAGCCGGTCATGGTCATCAAGGAACAGGACACCTGGCGGGCCATTGTCGGCATTCCGCTGACGGTCAAGCCGGGCACCCAACGGATCAGTTCTGGTGGGCGCGACCTGAGCTTCGCCGTGGGCAGCAAGAAATACCCCGAGCAACACATCACCCTGAAAAACAAGCGTCAGGTTAACCCCGACCCGGCCGATATCAAGCGCATCGACAACGAACTGGCCATCCAGATCAAGGCCTACCGCACCTTCAGCCCCAACACGCCGAGCAACCTGTTGCTGGACAAGCCGGTCAACGGGCCGCTGTCGAGCAAGTTCGGCGTGCGCCGTTTCTTCAATGGCGAAGAGCGCAACCCTCACGCCGGTCTCGACTTCGCAGTGCCTGCTGGCACACCGATCAAGACCCCCGCAGCGGGCAAGGTGATCCTGATCGGCAATTACTTCTTCAATGGCAATACCGTGTTTGTCGACCACGGCCAGGGCTTTATCAGCATGTTCTGCCATATGTCGAAAATCGACACCCGAGTGGGCCAGCAACTGGCCCGCGGTGATGTGGTGGGCAAGGTTGGCTCGACGGGCCGTGCCACAGGCCCGCACATGCACTGGAACGTCAGCCTCAATGATGCGCGGGTTGACCCGGCGATCTTTATCGGCGCGTTCCAGCCCTAG
- the xseA gene encoding exodeoxyribonuclease VII large subunit — MIKDPFARFNLDREVLTVSQLNGRARVLLEDVFSNIWVEGEISNLARPASGHVYFTLKDSGAQVRCALFRNNAARVRQALKDGLAVKVRGKVSLFEGRGDYQLILDTVEPAGDGALRLAFDALKEKLSAEGLFSPERKVALPAHPQRIGIVSSPTGAVIRDIISVFRRRAPQVELTLIPTAVQGREATAQIVRALKLADARGFDALILARGGGSLEDLWCFNEEAVARAIDACVTPIVSAVGHETDVSIADFVADVRAPTPSAAAELLAPDSSDLQRRIDSLHRRLVMRIRDRLMRDRLRLDGLARRLRHPGERLRQQAQRLDDLDMRMRRAFERSLNTRRERLIRLETRLAAQHPGRQLAMLRQRLDSLAERLPRAMREGLKARRMQLHSQMQTLHVVSPLATLGRGYSILLDEKGNAIRSAAQTQNGQRLKARLGEGELQVRVEDNHLTPVTLSLLD; from the coding sequence ATGATTAAAGACCCCTTTGCAAGATTCAATCTCGACCGGGAAGTCCTGACCGTCAGCCAGCTCAATGGCCGGGCGCGGGTGCTGCTCGAAGACGTATTCAGCAATATCTGGGTAGAAGGCGAAATCTCCAACCTCGCCCGCCCGGCCTCTGGCCATGTGTACTTCACCCTCAAGGACAGCGGTGCCCAGGTGCGTTGCGCACTGTTTCGCAACAACGCAGCACGGGTGCGTCAGGCGCTCAAGGACGGCCTGGCGGTCAAGGTACGCGGCAAGGTCTCGCTGTTTGAAGGCCGTGGCGATTACCAGTTGATCCTCGATACCGTGGAACCCGCTGGCGACGGCGCGCTGCGCCTGGCCTTCGATGCGCTGAAGGAAAAACTCAGCGCCGAAGGCCTGTTCAGCCCCGAGCGCAAGGTCGCCCTGCCCGCTCACCCGCAGCGCATCGGCATTGTCAGCTCGCCCACCGGGGCCGTGATTCGCGACATCATCAGCGTGTTCCGCCGCCGGGCGCCGCAAGTCGAACTGACCCTGATCCCCACCGCCGTACAAGGCCGCGAAGCCACGGCGCAGATCGTCCGGGCGCTCAAGCTGGCCGATGCACGGGGCTTTGATGCACTGATCCTGGCCCGCGGCGGCGGCTCGCTGGAAGACCTGTGGTGCTTCAACGAAGAAGCCGTGGCCCGCGCCATCGATGCCTGCGTCACGCCCATCGTCAGCGCTGTCGGCCATGAAACCGACGTGTCGATCGCCGACTTTGTCGCGGATGTACGCGCCCCTACCCCGTCAGCCGCAGCCGAGTTGCTGGCCCCGGACTCCAGCGACCTGCAACGGCGTATCGACAGCCTGCACCGCCGGCTGGTGATGCGTATCCGCGACCGCCTGATGCGCGACCGCTTGCGCCTCGACGGCCTGGCGCGACGCCTGCGCCACCCCGGCGAACGTCTGCGCCAGCAGGCCCAGCGCCTGGATGACCTGGACATGCGCATGCGCCGGGCTTTCGAGCGCAGCCTCAACACCCGCCGCGAACGCCTGATCCGCCTGGAAACGCGCCTGGCCGCCCAGCATCCGGGCCGCCAGCTGGCCATGCTGCGCCAGCGCCTGGACAGCCTCGCCGAGCGCTTGCCCCGAGCCATGCGTGAAGGCCTCAAGGCGCGCCGCATGCAGCTGCACAGCCAGATGCAGACCCTGCATGTGGTCAGCCCGCTGGCCACCCTGGGTCGTGGCTACAGCATTCTGCTCGATGAAAAGGGCAATGCCATCCGCAGCGCTGCGCAAACTCAAAACGGTCAACGCTTGAAGGCCAGGCTGGGCGAAGGCGAACTGCAAGTGCGCGTCGAGGATAATCACCTCACGCCCGTCACCCTTTCTTTACTGGATTAA
- a CDS encoding sulfite exporter TauE/SafE family protein gives MELPFSGGEWVLLELAIALAYIVFGVAGFGTALVAGPLLILCLPLSKIIPLLVLLDFVAAFGNWLPSRRDVARPELLRLLPCMAIGCVIGVGFLLNLKSDLLLLLMGLFITAYALYSLAVKVKPTQVAAGWAIPTGITGGLFGALFGSGGFLYALYLNARLPKDAARATQSALISCSTMVRLTLFVLAGVYADGALLLLGACLLPAMALGLWIGRRLTRKLSREAFVRLVTWLVLASGIALIARYLSA, from the coding sequence ATGGAGTTGCCGTTCAGTGGTGGTGAGTGGGTGTTGCTGGAACTGGCCATTGCCCTGGCCTATATCGTCTTTGGTGTGGCCGGGTTCGGCACGGCGCTGGTGGCCGGGCCACTGCTGATCCTGTGCCTGCCGCTGTCGAAAATCATCCCGCTGCTGGTGCTGCTGGATTTTGTCGCGGCATTTGGCAACTGGCTGCCGTCGCGTCGGGATGTGGCGCGGCCCGAGTTGCTGCGCTTGCTGCCGTGCATGGCGATTGGTTGTGTGATCGGCGTAGGGTTTTTGCTGAACCTCAAGTCCGACCTGTTGCTGCTGTTGATGGGACTTTTTATCACGGCTTACGCCTTGTACAGCCTGGCAGTCAAGGTGAAACCGACACAGGTCGCTGCTGGCTGGGCCATCCCCACGGGGATCACGGGTGGATTGTTTGGGGCGTTGTTTGGCAGTGGCGGTTTTTTGTATGCGCTTTATCTGAATGCACGCTTGCCCAAGGACGCAGCCCGCGCCACCCAGAGTGCGTTGATCAGTTGCAGCACCATGGTGCGCCTGACGCTGTTTGTACTTGCGGGCGTATATGCCGACGGCGCGTTGCTGTTGCTGGGCGCCTGCCTGTTGCCGGCGATGGCACTGGGGCTGTGGATTGGCCGACGGCTGACGCGCAAATTGTCCCGCGAGGCGTTTGTGCGGCTGGTAACGTGGCTGGTGCTGGCCAGCGGCATTGCGCTGATCGCGCGCTACCTGAGCGCTTGA
- a CDS encoding sugar ABC transporter ATPase translates to MNSQSIIVPKISTLPVHEPRARAIVRWLVRKNIIEEELTTCGRTGNGMAYAIAPGAREVVLHPEALPFGEPVNGLEIITKRCIYTPAKGFLEEAGCAECRKEVGEALFDSLEDWMPGRTDNFICPLCAHEDDINGFLFLQACAFSNLGFIFNNWAEAGFKQSFLDEFADWLDQPVAWVKVEL, encoded by the coding sequence ATGAATTCGCAAAGCATCATCGTTCCCAAAATCTCCACCTTGCCGGTGCATGAGCCGCGTGCCCGGGCCATCGTGCGCTGGCTGGTGCGCAAGAACATCATCGAAGAAGAGCTCACCACCTGCGGCCGTACGGGCAATGGCATGGCCTATGCCATCGCGCCCGGTGCCCGTGAGGTGGTGTTGCACCCCGAGGCGCTGCCATTCGGTGAGCCGGTCAATGGCCTGGAGATCATCACCAAGCGTTGCATCTATACGCCGGCCAAAGGCTTTCTTGAAGAAGCCGGTTGCGCCGAGTGCCGCAAGGAAGTGGGCGAGGCGCTGTTCGACAGCCTCGAAGACTGGATGCCGGGGCGTACCGACAACTTCATCTGCCCGCTGTGCGCCCATGAAGACGACATCAACGGTTTTCTGTTTTTGCAGGCGTGTGCGTTCTCCAATTTGGGTTTTATTTTCAACAACTGGGCCGAAGCGGGCTTCAAGCAAAGCTTTCTCGACGAGTTCGCCGACTGGCTCGACCAGCCGGTGGCGTGGGTGAAGGTCGAACTGTGA
- the guaB gene encoding IMP dehydrogenase, producing MLRISQEALTFDDILLVPGYSEVLPNEVNLKTRLTRGIELNIPLVSAAMDTVTEARLAIAMAQEGGIGIIHKNMTIEQQAHEVRKVKRFEAGVVKEPITIEADATVRELLELTRQHNISGVPVLHNGDLVGIVTSRDVRFENRLEATVRDVMTPKERLVTVKEGADKEEARELLHKHRIERVLIVDDNFALKGMMTVNDIEKAKAYPLASKDDQGRLRVGAAVGTGKDTADRVAALVAAGVDVVVVDTAHGHSKGVIDRVRWVKQNFPEVQVIGGNIATGAAALALAEAGADAVKVGIGPGSICTTRIVAGVGVPQISAIANVAAALEGTGVPLIADGGIRFSGDLSKAIVAGASCVMMGSMFAGTEEAPGEIELYQGRSYKAYRGMGSLGAMSQSQGSSDRYFQDSSAGAEKLVPEGIEGRVAYKGSLTAIIHQLMGGLRSSMGYTGCADIEQMRTKPEFVRITGAGMAESHVHDVQITKEAPNYRVG from the coding sequence ATGCTGCGTATCAGCCAAGAAGCACTCACATTCGATGACATCCTTCTCGTCCCCGGTTATTCCGAGGTTCTCCCGAACGAAGTCAATCTAAAGACTCGTTTGACCCGTGGCATTGAACTGAATATTCCGCTGGTTTCCGCTGCAATGGACACCGTAACTGAAGCCCGTCTGGCAATCGCCATGGCTCAGGAAGGCGGTATCGGTATCATCCACAAGAACATGACCATCGAGCAGCAAGCTCACGAAGTTCGCAAGGTCAAGCGTTTCGAAGCCGGCGTGGTTAAAGAGCCGATCACTATCGAGGCGGATGCCACGGTACGTGAACTGCTTGAACTGACCCGCCAGCACAACATTTCCGGCGTTCCGGTACTGCACAATGGCGACCTGGTCGGCATCGTGACGTCCCGTGACGTACGCTTTGAAAACCGTCTGGAAGCTACCGTTCGTGACGTGATGACGCCAAAAGAGCGTCTGGTCACGGTCAAGGAAGGCGCCGACAAGGAAGAAGCCCGCGAACTGTTGCACAAGCACCGCATCGAGCGCGTGCTGATCGTCGACGACAACTTTGCCCTCAAAGGCATGATGACCGTTAACGACATCGAAAAAGCCAAGGCTTACCCGTTGGCCAGCAAGGACGACCAGGGTCGTCTGCGCGTGGGCGCTGCGGTCGGCACCGGCAAGGACACCGCTGATCGTGTGGCCGCCCTCGTGGCTGCCGGCGTTGACGTGGTGGTAGTCGATACCGCCCACGGTCACTCCAAAGGCGTGATCGACCGCGTACGTTGGGTCAAGCAGAACTTCCCTGAAGTTCAGGTCATTGGCGGCAACATCGCCACTGGCGCTGCTGCCCTGGCCCTGGCTGAAGCCGGCGCTGACGCAGTCAAGGTCGGTATCGGCCCTGGCTCGATCTGCACCACCCGCATCGTTGCCGGTGTTGGCGTTCCGCAAATCAGCGCAATTGCCAATGTGGCCGCTGCCCTTGAGGGCACTGGCGTACCGTTGATCGCCGACGGCGGCATCCGTTTCTCGGGTGACCTGTCCAAGGCCATTGTTGCCGGTGCGTCCTGCGTGATGATGGGTTCGATGTTTGCCGGTACTGAAGAAGCACCAGGCGAAATCGAGCTGTACCAGGGCCGTTCGTACAAGGCTTACCGTGGCATGGGTTCGCTGGGTGCAATGTCGCAGTCCCAGGGCTCCTCTGACCGTTACTTCCAGGACTCCTCCGCGGGTGCCGAGAAGCTGGTGCCGGAAGGTATCGAAGGTCGCGTGGCGTACAAAGGCTCGCTGACGGCGATCATTCACCAACTGATGGGCGGTCTGCGTTCCTCGATGGGTTACACCGGCTGTGCCGACATCGAGCAAATGCGTACCAAGCCTGAGTTTGTGCGTATCACCGGCGCTGGCATGGCTGAATCCCACGTCCACGACGTGCAGATCACCAAGGAAGCACCCAACTATCGCGTAGGTTGA
- the guaA gene encoding glutamine-hydrolyzing GMP synthase, protein MALDIHAHRILILDFGSQYTQLIARRVREIGVYCELHPFDMDDAAIREFAPKGIILAGGPESVHEAGSPRAPQAVFDLGVPVFGICYGMQTMAEQLGGKVEGSELREFGYARVDVVGKSRLLDGIEDHIDADGLFGLDVWMSHGDKVTKMPSDFHILASTPSCPIAGMFNDERGYYGVQFHPEVTHTKQGGRILSRFILDICGCEALWTPSKIAEDAIANIRAQVGTDNVLLGLSGGVDSSVVAALLHKAIGDQLTCVFVDNGLLRLHEGEQVMAMFAENMGVKVIRANAADQFLNNLAGESDPEKKRKIIGRTFIDVFDAESCKLENIKYLAQGTIYPDVIESAGAKSGKAHVIKSHHNVGGLPDEMNLKLVEPLRELFKDEVRRLGLELGLPYDMVYRHPFPGPGLGVRILGEVKKEYADILRRADHIFIEELRKADWYHKVSQAFVVFQPVKSVGVVGDGRRYAWVVALRAVETIDFMTARWAHLPYELLETVSGRIINEIEGISRVTYDVSSKPPATIEWE, encoded by the coding sequence ATGGCCCTCGACATTCACGCTCACCGCATCCTGATCCTGGACTTCGGTTCCCAGTACACCCAGCTGATCGCTCGCCGCGTGCGCGAAATCGGCGTTTACTGCGAACTGCACCCGTTCGACATGGACGACGCAGCGATCCGCGAATTCGCCCCTAAAGGCATCATCCTGGCCGGTGGCCCGGAGTCGGTACACGAAGCCGGCAGCCCGCGCGCCCCACAAGCTGTATTTGACCTGGGCGTACCGGTTTTCGGTATCTGCTACGGCATGCAGACCATGGCCGAGCAACTGGGCGGCAAGGTTGAAGGTTCCGAGCTGCGCGAGTTCGGTTATGCCCGCGTCGACGTGGTTGGCAAAAGCCGCCTGCTGGACGGCATCGAAGACCATATCGACGCCGACGGCCTGTTCGGCCTGGACGTGTGGATGAGCCACGGTGACAAGGTCACCAAGATGCCGTCCGACTTCCACATTCTGGCCAGCACCCCAAGCTGCCCGATTGCTGGCATGTTCAACGACGAGCGCGGCTACTACGGCGTGCAGTTCCACCCGGAAGTGACCCACACCAAGCAGGGCGGTCGCATCCTGTCGCGCTTTATCCTCGACATCTGCGGCTGTGAAGCCCTGTGGACACCGTCGAAAATCGCCGAAGACGCCATTGCCAACATCCGTGCCCAGGTCGGTACCGACAACGTATTGCTGGGCTTGTCCGGCGGCGTTGACTCCTCGGTTGTTGCAGCTTTGCTGCACAAGGCCATCGGCGACCAGTTGACCTGCGTTTTCGTGGACAACGGCCTGCTGCGCCTGCACGAAGGTGAGCAAGTGATGGCCATGTTCGCCGAGAACATGGGCGTCAAGGTGATCCGCGCCAACGCTGCCGACCAGTTCCTGAACAACCTGGCTGGCGAAAGCGACCCGGAGAAAAAGCGCAAGATCATCGGCCGTACCTTTATCGACGTGTTCGATGCCGAATCCTGCAAGCTGGAAAACATCAAGTACCTGGCCCAGGGCACCATCTACCCGGACGTGATCGAGTCGGCTGGCGCCAAGAGCGGCAAGGCTCACGTGATCAAGTCGCACCACAACGTGGGCGGCCTGCCGGATGAAATGAACCTCAAGCTGGTTGAACCGCTGCGTGAGCTGTTCAAGGACGAAGTCCGTCGTCTGGGTCTGGAACTGGGCCTGCCGTACGACATGGTCTACCGTCACCCGTTCCCGGGCCCGGGCCTGGGCGTGCGCATCCTGGGTGAAGTGAAAAAGGAATACGCCGACATCCTGCGTCGTGCTGACCATATCTTTATCGAAGAGCTGCGCAAGGCCGACTGGTATCACAAAGTCAGCCAGGCATTCGTGGTGTTCCAGCCGGTTAAATCGGTTGGTGTTGTAGGCGATGGCCGTCGTTACGCCTGGGTTGTTGCCCTGCGTGCCGTAGAAACCATCGACTTCATGACCGCACGTTGGGCGCACCTGCCTTACGAGCTGCTGGAAACCGTCAGCGGCCGGATCATCAACGAAATCGAAGGCATCTCCCGCGTGACTTACGACGTGTCGAGCAAGCCGCCGGCAACGATCGAGTGGGAATGA